A genomic window from Nocardioides sp. BP30 includes:
- the secF gene encoding protein translocase subunit SecF, translating into MSKFTRLGNQLYTGKRSIDFVGRKWTWYAISAVVIVAAIVGLSVRGLNMSLEFTGGTQYTVTVSGSASQSLADKVRNAVGDSGVEAAADPTVTTSGAHNLIIQIKSVSTSENNTVLKTITSTTGAKADDISQDHVGASWGKEVATKAIQGLIVFLIAVTIFIAVYTRQWKMSVAALVALAHDVIITVGVYALVGFEVSPATVTGFLTILGFSLYDTVVVFDKIKENTKNLRATKRSFAAACNLAVNQTLVRSINTSIVALIPVAAILWVSAVQLGTSTLKDLALALFVGMAAGAYSSIFIATPLFVQLKAREQEVVDSERRAAQRAKQVDPYAHVPSFAEGMEVEDNGELPVEADQPDPQPFRGRTAPQTRGPVRDSGAAGRPQPSRQTRSKRAK; encoded by the coding sequence ATGAGCAAGTTCACCCGTCTCGGCAATCAGCTCTACACCGGCAAGAGGTCGATCGACTTCGTCGGCCGCAAGTGGACCTGGTACGCCATCTCGGCCGTCGTGATCGTCGCGGCGATCGTCGGTCTCTCGGTTCGTGGGCTCAACATGAGCCTGGAGTTCACCGGCGGCACCCAGTACACCGTGACCGTCTCGGGCTCGGCCTCGCAGTCGCTGGCCGACAAGGTCCGCAACGCCGTGGGCGACAGCGGTGTCGAGGCAGCCGCCGACCCGACCGTCACCACCTCGGGCGCGCACAACCTGATCATCCAGATCAAGTCGGTCTCGACCTCGGAGAACAACACCGTCCTCAAGACGATCACCTCGACCACCGGGGCGAAGGCCGACGACATCAGCCAGGATCACGTCGGCGCGAGCTGGGGCAAGGAGGTCGCCACCAAGGCGATCCAGGGCCTGATCGTGTTCCTCATCGCGGTGACGATCTTCATCGCTGTCTACACCCGGCAGTGGAAGATGTCGGTCGCGGCACTGGTCGCGCTGGCGCACGACGTCATCATCACCGTCGGCGTCTACGCGCTGGTGGGCTTCGAGGTCTCGCCCGCCACCGTCACCGGCTTCCTGACGATTCTGGGCTTCTCGCTCTACGACACGGTGGTGGTGTTCGACAAGATCAAGGAGAACACCAAGAACCTGCGCGCCACCAAGCGCTCGTTCGCGGCCGCCTGCAACCTGGCCGTCAACCAGACCCTGGTCCGCTCGATCAACACCTCGATCGTCGCGCTGATCCCGGTGGCGGCCATCCTCTGGGTCTCCGCGGTCCAGCTGGGGACCTCCACGCTGAAGGACCTCGCGCTCGCGCTCTTCGTCGGCATGGCGGCAGGTGCGTACTCCTCGATCTTCATCGCCACGCCGCTGTTCGTGCAGCTCAAGGCGCGCGAGCAGGAGGTCGTGGACTCCGAGCGGCGAGCCGCCCAGCGGGCCAAGCAGGTCGACCCGTACGCGCACGTGCCGTCCTTCGCCGAGGGCATGGAGGTCGAGGACAACGGCGAGCTGCCGGTGGAGGCGGACCAGCCCGACCCGCAGCCCTTCCGCGGCCGTACGGCGCCGCAGACCCGCGGCCCGGTCCGTGACAGCGGTGCTGCCGGGCGTCCGCAGCCGTCCCGGCAGACCCGCTCCAAGCGGGCGAAGTGA
- a CDS encoding adenine phosphoribosyltransferase, whose product MTLAQTLDRLIVDVPDFPEPGIVFKDITPLLADHDGFTEVVQALAAAGCDESGRPIVDKVLGMEARGFILAAPVALALGAGFVPVRKAGKLPRKTHAVSYALEYGNATLELHQDAVAPGERVLLVDDVLATGGTVAATVDLARRSGADVVAVAVLMELGALGGRAAIGDDVPVHALMRV is encoded by the coding sequence GTGACGCTGGCGCAGACCCTCGACCGGCTGATCGTCGACGTCCCCGACTTCCCCGAGCCGGGGATCGTCTTCAAGGACATCACGCCGCTGCTGGCCGATCACGACGGCTTCACCGAGGTGGTGCAGGCCCTGGCGGCCGCCGGCTGCGACGAGTCCGGGCGCCCCATCGTCGACAAGGTCCTCGGCATGGAGGCGCGAGGGTTCATCCTGGCGGCGCCGGTCGCCCTGGCGCTCGGCGCGGGGTTCGTGCCGGTGCGCAAGGCGGGCAAGCTGCCGCGCAAGACGCACGCGGTGTCCTATGCGCTCGAGTACGGCAACGCCACCTTGGAGCTGCACCAGGACGCGGTCGCTCCCGGCGAGCGGGTGCTGCTGGTCGACGACGTCCTGGCCACCGGCGGCACCGTCGCGGCCACGGTCGACCTCGCGCGGCGCAGCGGCGCCGACGTCGTGGCGGTCGCGGTGCTGATGGAGCTCGGTGCGTTGGGCGGTCGCGCCGCGATCGGCGACGACGTACCGGTGCACGCCTTGATGCGGGTCTGA
- a CDS encoding RelA/SpoT family protein: MRARLARMGQRNNGANPVLEPLFRAVRANHPKADLALLERAYVTAERLHEGQMRKSGDPYITHPLAVTTILAELGMTEPTLVAALLHDTVEDTPYALEELRRDFGDEVAVMVDGVTKLDKVQYGENAQAETIRKMIVAMSKDIRVLVIKLADRLHNMRTLRYVPQKSQERSARETLDIYAPLAHRLGMNTIKWELEDLAFATLHPKIYDEIVRLVAERAPSRDQFLAQVISQVENDVREAKIKATVTGRPKHYYSIYQKMIVGGKDFSDIYDLVGIRILVAEDRDCYSVLGVLHSRWNPVLGRFKDYVAMPKFNMYQSLHTTVIGPQGKPVEMQIRTFGMHRRAEYGVAAHWKYKEDGRAGVDTDKRGDVDDMSWVKQLLDWQSEVEDPGEFLESLRFEMNRAEVYVFTPRGDVIALPAGSTPVDFAYAVHTEVGHRTIGARVNGRLVPLESTLENGDVVEMFTSKAPTAGPSRDWLSFVKSNRARSKIRAWFTKERREEAIEKGQDAIAKLMRKEGLPLKRLMSHESLTLAARHFNIADVSALYAAVGEGNLSAQAVVRRVVDEHGGDQGAAEDLAEAVTITRPRRSKIATGGDAGVIVKGSADVWIKLARCCTPVPPDPILGFVTKGGGVSVHRLDCTNAAELKNQPERLIDVEWAPTSSSTFLVNIQVEALDRSRLLSDITMALSDAHVNILSAQLSTSRDRVAKSRFSFEMADAKHLDTVIKAVRNVPGVFDAYRVTS, from the coding sequence ATGCGGGCACGGCTGGCGCGGATGGGGCAGCGCAACAACGGCGCCAATCCGGTGCTCGAGCCGCTGTTCCGCGCGGTCCGTGCCAACCACCCCAAGGCGGACCTGGCGCTCCTCGAGCGCGCCTACGTGACGGCCGAGCGGCTGCACGAGGGGCAGATGCGCAAGAGCGGTGACCCCTACATCACCCATCCGCTCGCTGTCACGACCATCCTCGCCGAGCTCGGCATGACCGAGCCGACCCTGGTCGCGGCCCTGCTGCACGACACCGTCGAGGACACGCCGTACGCGCTCGAGGAGCTGCGTCGGGACTTCGGTGACGAGGTAGCGGTGATGGTCGACGGCGTCACCAAACTGGACAAGGTCCAGTACGGCGAGAACGCCCAGGCCGAGACCATCCGCAAGATGATCGTGGCGATGTCGAAGGACATCCGCGTCCTGGTGATCAAGCTGGCCGACCGGCTGCACAACATGCGCACGCTGCGCTACGTGCCGCAGAAGTCGCAGGAGCGGTCGGCCCGGGAGACCCTCGACATCTACGCGCCGCTGGCCCACCGGCTCGGCATGAACACGATCAAGTGGGAGCTGGAGGACCTCGCGTTCGCCACCCTGCACCCCAAGATCTACGACGAGATCGTGCGGCTGGTGGCCGAGCGTGCCCCCTCGCGCGACCAGTTCCTGGCCCAGGTGATCAGCCAGGTGGAGAACGACGTACGCGAGGCCAAGATCAAGGCGACGGTCACCGGCCGACCGAAGCACTACTACTCGATCTACCAGAAGATGATCGTCGGAGGTAAGGACTTCTCCGACATCTACGACCTGGTCGGCATCCGCATCCTGGTGGCCGAGGATCGCGACTGCTACAGCGTCCTGGGCGTGCTGCACTCGCGCTGGAACCCGGTGCTGGGGCGGTTCAAGGACTACGTCGCGATGCCGAAGTTCAACATGTACCAGTCGCTGCACACCACCGTCATCGGCCCGCAGGGCAAGCCGGTGGAGATGCAGATCCGCACCTTCGGCATGCACCGAAGGGCGGAGTACGGCGTCGCGGCGCACTGGAAGTACAAGGAGGACGGCCGGGCCGGCGTCGACACCGACAAGCGTGGCGACGTCGACGACATGAGCTGGGTCAAGCAGCTGCTCGACTGGCAGTCCGAGGTCGAGGACCCGGGTGAGTTCCTGGAGTCGCTGCGCTTCGAGATGAACCGCGCCGAGGTCTACGTCTTCACGCCGCGCGGTGACGTGATCGCGCTGCCGGCCGGATCCACGCCGGTGGACTTCGCCTACGCGGTGCACACCGAGGTCGGTCACCGGACCATCGGGGCTAGGGTCAACGGCCGGCTGGTGCCCTTGGAGTCCACGCTCGAGAACGGCGACGTGGTCGAGATGTTCACCTCCAAGGCGCCCACCGCAGGGCCCTCGCGGGACTGGCTCTCGTTCGTCAAGTCGAACCGGGCCCGCTCGAAGATCCGCGCCTGGTTCACCAAGGAGCGCCGCGAGGAGGCCATCGAGAAGGGCCAGGACGCGATCGCCAAGCTGATGCGCAAGGAGGGGCTGCCGCTCAAGCGGTTGATGTCCCACGAGTCGCTGACGCTCGCGGCCCGACACTTCAACATCGCCGACGTCAGTGCCCTCTACGCCGCGGTGGGGGAGGGCAACCTCTCCGCGCAGGCGGTGGTGCGCCGGGTCGTCGACGAGCACGGCGGTGACCAGGGCGCGGCCGAGGACCTCGCCGAGGCCGTCACCATCACCCGCCCGCGCCGTTCGAAGATCGCCACCGGCGGCGACGCCGGCGTCATCGTCAAGGGCAGCGCGGATGTCTGGATCAAGCTGGCCCGGTGCTGCACGCCGGTGCCCCCCGACCCCATCCTGGGCTTCGTGACCAAGGGCGGCGGGGTCTCGGTGCACCGGCTGGACTGCACCAACGCGGCCGAGCTGAAGAACCAGCCCGAGCGGCTCATCGACGTGGAATGGGCGCCGACCTCGTCCTCGACGTTCCTGGTCAACATCCAGGTGGAGGCCTTGGACCGTTCCCGGCTGCTCTCGGACATCACGATGGCGCTCTCGGACGCGCACGTGAACATCCTGTCCGCCCAGCTGAGCACCTCGCGCGACAGGGTCGCCAAGTCGCGGTTCTCCTTCGAGATGGCCGACGCCAAGCACCTCGACACGGTGATCAAGGCGGTGCGCAACGTACCGGGTGTGTTCGACGCGTACCGCGTGACCTCCTGA